TTTAAGTGTCATTCTATTTATCACCGCAAAAACGCTATTTATCCGGCAACCGTCGTTGGAAAACCCAAGCAAGAAGATTTTTTCTTGGGAGAACAAATACAAGAATATTTGGCGCCGCTAATTTCTCTAACCATGCCTTCAATCTCCTCTCTACACACTTATGCTGAAGCCGGCTTCCATTGCGTTGCTTCTGCTGTCGTTAAGGAGCGATACTATAAGGAAGCTCTAGTCTCTGCTTTTCGAATTTTAGGAGAAGGACAGTTATCGCTAACGAAATTTCTTCTTCTAACAGACTTTCATGTAGAACTAAAAAACTTCCAGTCTTTGTTAACGGTAATTTTAGAGCGTTGTGTTCCGCATAAAGACCTTATTGTTTTTTCTGACACAAGCATAGATACTCTCGATTATACAGGGACAAAATTAAACAAAGGATCCAAGGCTATTTTAATGGGCCTTGGAGCTCCAAAAAGGACTCTTCCCACAGAGTATCAAGGTCCTGCTATACCCGGAATTGTCGATTTAGCCCCCTATTCCCCTGGATGTTTAGTCTTACAAGGAACTCCAGACTGCTCTATTCCTAGAATACTAGATCTCCCTTCTATAAAAAATTGGCCTCTAGTGGTCTTAACCGATAATGTTCAAAAAACCGTAGAAAGCTCTCTTTCCTTTCTCTGGCATGTTTTTACTAGGTTTGCTCCTGCCACTGATCTTCATGTACGTATTGATGGCATTTGTTCTCACCGTCCAATGTATACCTTTCCTTTTGTGATCGATGCTAGGATGAAACCTCACTACCCTAAAGAAGTTGAAGTAGACCCCGATACTTACCAGTTAGTTTCTTCCAGATGGAGGACTTATTTTTCTTGAAGATTCTTGAAAGAAGAATACACACCAAAAACGATTTTTTATAAAAAAATTAATAAAAAATAGTTTATTTAATAAACAAAATCATCAACTTTAAAAGAATCGAAAATGAAAAATAAAAAAAGAAAACCTCTAACAAAACTGTTTCTTTCTGCAATTTTGCTAATAGGAGGGAGCGGGTTTCTATTAGAAAACTCTGATGACCTCAAAACATTAGAAAAGTCTAGCGATCCAGTCATATACTCCTCACAATGCAAAGATAACGTAAGGGGCGTTCTCTGTAATTCTATGAGGAAAGCTAAAAACAGTATCTTTGTTAGAATCTATAACTTGTCTGATGAGTGGATTATCAACACGTTACATCAAAAATCTTCAGAAAAAGTACCTGTCAAATTACATTATTATCACTTGAAAAACGAACAGAATTTTTCTCGGTTTTATCCAAATATAGAAACTATACCGGCACCCTCTACTTCACAGAGAAACTCCCTCATGCACATAAAAGCTACTGTTGTAGATGACTCCACCGTATGGGTAGGATCTGCTAACTATACTTCAGATTCTCTAGATTTAGATTCCAATCTCACGATAGGCATTCGTAGTCAAGATCTAAGCAATTTGGTAACGACGAATACTTCAGGAACATGCTTCGTTAATAACAAGCAGATAGACTATTTTGCCTTTCCAGAAGACTCTGAACGCGGTCTCAACCGAATACTAAAGTTAATAAATAACGCAAAATATTCGATTAAGGTCGGGATGTTTGCTCTTACAGAGCCTCATTTACTCAATGCCTTATATGAGGCTCACTCAAGAGGTGTCGACACACAAATCATTATAGATAAATCTTATGCCCCTTTAACAAAGCAAACTCTTATAGAAGAATGCCGCTGTGAAGAAGACTTTCCCATATGGATAAAAACCTCCAAATATAAACTGCACCATAAATTTGCTTGGATCGATGACTCCATATTGATCTCTGGGTCTGCTAACTGGTCAAGGAATGGCTTCCATAATAACGTAGAAAATATTCTCATTCTCCACGACTTAACGCCTCAACAAAACAAAAAAATGCTCAACATATGGAATCAATTGTTAGCAAAGAAGACACCCCTAGAAGAATACTTGAAAACAGCAAAGCCTATTTCTAGAGGTAGCTATAAAAAAGGAGCTAAGAAAACGAAACTAAACAATCCTTTGCTCACGCCCTCTTTGACATTCCTAGAAACATACTATTCTGAAATGGCAGCGTAGCTAGTGAAGCGACAAACGTGCTCCTTCATATCAAGGAGCATACCAGCTTTTATAAAGTCCTTATCCCTCATACTTCTGGAAAAACAATGTATCAGCCATTTCTAGCAGTCCATTATTCCTAGCTATCACCCAATACTCTGCGGCCTCAGATATAGCTTCCGCAGCCTTCTTCCCTATACGAATGGGAAACTTACATTTCCTACTTCTTACATCCCAAACAACACAACGATTACCTGGGTCTCTTTTTTTCTTCTCATAGTTATCCATGGACTTAAAGATAGCAGAATCTAAATGGATGTTCTTAAGAGCTGACAAAATAATTTTTGCTTGCTTTTTCTTGCTTATTAAGCGAAACCTGTGCTTCCTAGACTTTCTATCACTAATATTTTCTACAGAAGCAATCAAAGCGTGCTTAATAGCTGTTGAAGCTATTTCTCCAACAATTTTTCTTACTGAGTCTTTCCCCTCCCCATTAGAGGAGTTCCCCTGTGAAGCGCCAAAAGATAAAATCTGCCCATAAGGATTAAAATGTATACTCATAAACGGATCAATACCTTCATTGTAAACTAATTACTTTTATTATCTTCTTCTGCTATTTCTTCGATTTCTTCCTCGTTACGCTCTTCTCGCTTCTGTCGGTCGTTATTATCATCGCTAGAATCATTGTATGCTGATGCAGCCTCAGGCTTCCCTTGTATAGACATTTTCGAAGATCCCTCCCCATAAGGAGAATGAGGTCTCAAAACCAAAGCTGGGTCTACAGCAACATTCCTATATTGGTAAATAAGGGGGTCCGGCGGAGAATTACGGCCAGGAATATCATTAAGCTCTTTAAGATGTTCCGCCTTACTCTTAGGCGGGGAAAGCTGGAAAGCCATCCCCTGGCAAGAAGAAAACAAATAAGCAGAACATGTTATTGCCGATTTTCTTTCTAAAGGACGCTCCTGCCGATTGTCTGAAAAACTACTAGACCGTGTATTAATCTTTATCGGGCGTTCCAGAAAACTTTCTTCCCTATATCGAAAATCTGAAGAGCTAGAACTACTCTCTCCCAAACTCTCGTAACGCTTGAATGTTAAAGGAGTTAGCGTTTTCTCTATTTTCAATGTATCATTATCCACAACTTTGCTACTGAACTTTTGGGACTTCATTCCAGACTTATGTATATCAAACCCATCTTCTCTGACACGAACCTCTTTACCCAAAACTCCGGGGGAACTTTCATTACCACTGCCTCTAGGAAGGCGAAACTTGTAAAATCCAGAGCTGCTAAACGAAGAAGAACTGGCTAGGTAAGGACCTCCTCCAAGCAACGAAGCATTTAACAACAATTTTTCCTTAGCTTTTTGATTTTCAATTTGTTCCTGAGTAATTTTTTCTGCGATATCTTTTTTTTGTTCGTTCTCTGACAACTCCTCAACAGCTTCTCCTGTTTCCAAAGTAACTTCTTCGTTCCTAGCAGACATCTCTTCCACCAACTCATCGTTAGAAGGAGAAATTTTTCTGGAAAAAGATGTTGCTGAGGCAGTCCTCAGTTCAGGAGCAGCAAAATCTACCATCCCCTCCATAGCGAGGAGAGGAGATCTTCTTAATAACGAAGTAGTCTCTACGTTAGCGTCCATCAATTTACTTACAACTTCTCCTCCAAGTCTCTGCGACGTCCACGAGCTATAAACAACATCTACATCATCCGGTGAGATCGTAGGTTTTGTAGGAGCAAATAAAACAGAAGATGCTTCAACCTCTTCTAAAGATAGAGCACTATGATCAAAAATAGGGTTGTCGATGCCAAAAAATGAAGAAGATTGTGTAGACCGCATATCAGTATCAATACTTTCATACTCTGAACGCGCCATCCCGGAAGCATCAAAGTAAAAGTCCATCATACTCGATGAAACATCAGCTGATTTACCAAAAGATTCCGGTATCTCGCTGGGAATTAAAGAGGTTCCTTCACCAGAATCTCTGGCTTTTTTGGCAGAAATGCTCGCCCCTTTCGAACCGAAGCCAGAAAGAAAAGCTTTCATTCCCGACTTCATCTTATTCATAGATTGCTTTAGCTTGGAAAAGGCTCCCATCTTTTCCTGAGTTTTCTCTAACTTCCTCTTATTCAACTGAGCTTCAGAGAAATGTTCTAGAGAGGAAGAAGATCTTACGACAGCTTCTTGCTTTTTGCCTGTAGTTGACACTGAGTCTGTTTTATCAGAGGAAATGTCTATGGTATCAATGGTATCAATATGTTCTGAATCATTAACTTCTTCAGCAGCCTTTTCAGGCCCTCCCATCATATTTGGATCCCAGTTAGGCCCCCCTAGAGGGGACATTCCTCCTCCAGAAATTGTAGACATAACCTCCTCCGAAAAAAGTAAAATAAACAAATAAAATAATAAAAACTTTATTATTAATATTTTAAAATTCGGCGAGTTATTTTATAAAACAAAAAAAATGGAATTATAGAAATCTATCAATGCAAAACAAAAAAAACACGAGAGAAAATCCCCCTCGTGCCAAAACCTTACCGACAAAACCACAGAAGTGTGTAAAAACAAACAACTTAAGGCTTAAAGTTAAAGATCTACCAAAATCCTATAAACTGTTAACCTTCTGTAGATAACTCTGTCTCAGATAAACTCCTTAGAAAGGTTTTTTCGATAATACTCCTACAAAAGTGTCCTCTTCTCTTGTAAAAGGAAAATCGAAGTATGAGAAAAAGCTATAATCTAATTGAATACTTCCCGAGATTTTCTAAATCGGAGTAAACAAACCCTTTGTCATGATGGAAAATTAGAAGCCGCTCCTGCTCAGCAGCTTTAGCTTTAAGCATTCCACTCACAAGCTCATCAAATTTCCTTGCCTTTTCTTCTAACTCTTTAGAATTAGCAGCCTTACTTATGACGCTATCCCTTTTTTCAGATCTCTTTAAAGATTTTTTGCTTTTAGAAGTTTTCTTTATGGCGTTCATTGAAACTGTAGATATGCTCTGTTTTCTTTGTTCAAAATTCTCTATAGAAGATTTTTTTGTTCGATTTTTCTTTTTAACCACGAATAAACCCCATAAAAAAGAACTAATCCAACTAGTTTTATTATAAACAACAATAAAAATTATTTTAATCCTTCAAAAAAACAAAGAAACATTAAAAACAAAAAACAGAAGCACCATCTCACTGAATATCAACATCGTTCTCGGTGTTAACTTGTAATTTTATTTTTTTTCTTTTATACTCCCTCTCCTCCTTCGCATAACTAAAACGATAACTATCTCTCTCTTGAAAATGGACATTCTCAACCATGTATAAGCGCTCTACGAGCACATGCTTCCTTCTTTCTTTGACTGTTTTTTTGGCGCTGCCATCCATTCAAACCACACAAATACAACCAACTAAACTCCTTTGTTTTGCCCCTTATCTTGCGGCCTCCATTTATAAACATAAAATGCCTCAAGTGTTATTGAAAGCTATGTTTGTAGGCTTGCTTTATGATCTCTTTTCTTCTACAACCTTTGGAGCTTACTCTCTCCTACATGTTCTTTCTGCTTTAATAATTTACAGATTAAAAAGCGTTTTTTTAGAAGAAAAGCTTCTTTCTGTTCCTTTAATCACGGCTATTTTCTCCTCAGTTTTCTATCTGCTCTCTTACCCCATTTTCACTCTGTTCCATTTCCACTTGTTTTCACAAAAACGACTCTTTCTAGATATCAAAAACGCTTTCACAATAGACTTTCTCTACGCGATAATAATCTATGTCATCCCTTGTCTTATATCTGAAGGAAGACGTAGAATGCTTTCGCTAATAAGGAGATTCTTATGATTCTATATGGCCAGCCAGTAGCGGATAAAATTTTTCAGAAAATTACTCAAAATGTGCAGAAAGCACCTTCAAAGCCAGGATTGGCTGTAATCCTTGTTGGGAATAACCCTGCCTCAGAAGTCTATGTTGGAACAAAAGTAAAACGTGCTCAAGAGCTAGGAATGAATTCCAAAGCCTATAGGTTGCCTTCCGATGTGGAGCCATCCCGAGTTCTGGAATTAGTTCAAACCTTAAATTTGGATCCCGAAACACACGGCATCCTCCTCCAACTCCCTCTTCCTAAACACCTTGATGCCGATGCTATCATTAGCACGATAGCTCCAGAAAAAGATGTTGACGGTTTAACTCCAATAAATATGGGCAAATTATTGTCAGAAATACCTGGAGGCTTTGTTCCTTGTACACCGGCAGGCGTTGTAGAAATTCTTAACCATTATTCCATACCTGTAGAAGGGAAACATGTTGCTATTCTAGGCCGCAGCAACATCGTAGGAAAGCCTTTAGCTGCTTTAATGATGCAGAAACACGCTCTCACAAACGCTTCTGTGACTGTTCTCCATAGTAAATCAGAAAATATTAAGGAAATTCTCCTTAGCGCAGACATTATTGTTTCCGCTATAGGCTCTCCATTCTTTCTTAAAGGGGATATGGTTTCTTCTAAATCCGTGGTCATAGATGTGGGGATATCAAAAATTCCTGACGAAGAGTCTCCTAAAGGCTATCGTATAGTCGGTGACGTCGACTTTAACAATGTGGTGACAAAGTGCGCAGCCATTACGCCTGTGCCTGGCGGAGTAGGCCCTACCACAGTAGCTATGCTAATGAGAAACACATGGGAAAGTTACCAAAAATTAGAGATTTTCGGCTCATCATCCTAAAAGGATTGGTAATCACTATCCTTTCTATTTTCTCTGTTAATACTTTGATTGACAAGGGGAAGCTTCTTGCTTTCAAACATTTAGTGAGACACTCTCCCTATACTCTTTGTGGGGTGGCCATGACCATCCCGTATAAGATTGTTATAGGAGAAAATTTGTCTATTAAACAAAGGAAAGCTGTGGATACCGCCGTCAGCAAAACCTTTCAACATATAGACACTGTATTCAATAATTGGAACCCGGCATCAGAGGTATCTTCCATCAACAGGGCTCCAGCCCATACTCCGATAACCATCTCTAAAGATTTATTTTCTTTCCTGGAATTTACCCTCGAACTCTCAGTCCTGACTAATGGAAGGTTTGATCCAACTCTAGGAAATCTTAAAAACCTGTGGATCTCACATTTAAAGAAAAATTCTATTCCTTCTGAAAATGAACTCGAACGATATCAGAAAGCATGTGGCCTCGCCAATATTTCTTTAGACCATCAAAACCGAACCATCTCTAAATCTTTCAAAGAGACTAGCTTAGATTTATGCGGTATCGTTAAAGGGCATGCTGTAGATAAACTTGTGGAAGCTCTAAAAAACCTAGGCATTCGGTCTGCTTACGTAGAGTGGGGAGGAGAGATAAAAACTGTCGGCAAGCACCCCACAGGAAGACTATGGAAAGTGTTTTCTATAGCATCAAACACTCCCCTAGAGCTTAAAGAACAAGCCATAGCATCCAGCGGCAGCTACCTGCAAAACTGGCTTGTAACAAACGATAAATACACGCATATCATAGATACTAAGACATTGACCCCACTAAAAGAGGGCGATCAAACAATTGTAGCTATTTCCGTCGTCCATGACTCCTGTGCTTATGCCGATGCCATAGCGACAGCCATGATGACCTTCTCTTCAAAAGACGAAGCCATCCAGTGGGCTCACGAACAAGGCGTAGAAGCTTATGTTATCTCAAACGACGCTTCATAGCAGCTTCCGCCTCCCTCTTCCGCTCACGATCGATGATGGCTTGGCGCTTGTCATGGGTTTTCTTCCCCCTTCCACAACCAATTTTAACCTTAGCAAAGCCGTTCTTTAACAAGATGGCCAGCGGCACCACCGTCAATCCTTTCCGAGAAAGAAAAGATTCTATCTTTGCTATTTCATACTTGTGCAACAACAACTTTCGAGGCCGACGTTCTTCGTGATTATTGATATTCCCAAATCTGTAAGGAGCTATACCAGCCCCAATTAACCAAGCCTCCCCTCTGGAAACCGTAACATAAGCATCAGCAAGACTGCCCCCATGATCCCTTAGAGACTTAATCTCTGTTCCCCTTAAAACAATTCCAGCTTCAAAAGTTTCTGTTATTTCGTAACTATGAAAAGCCTTTCTGTTTGATACAATCTCTTTGCTACTCATAAGACCAATTCAAAAAAGAAGGAAGTATATCAAAAGAAATAATTTTTATTCTTATCCTTGACTTTTGAAAATACTGCAGATTATTTTATGGGATTACCCATTATTGCGCTAGGTACTGAGATGAAGTTTGTTGTATCGAGAAACGAACTAAGCAACCTCATTCGAAGGTTGCAGAATGTTGTCCCTCAAAACACCCCTATCCCCATCCTATCTCACGTACTCATAGAAACTCAAAATGATGAACTAGTCTTTACCGCTACAGATCTCACCGTAAGCACCCGCTGCCTAGCTAAAGCTAAGGTGCAAGAAAAGGGAGCATTGTCCATTCCCTCTCGCAGATTCTTCCAACTCGTCAGAGAGTTGACAGAGTCAAATATAGAAATTGCTTCTCTGTCGGGGGAAATGGCGGAAATTGTTTCTGGATCTTCTAGATTCAAGCTACATAGCATGGAAAAAGAAGACTTTCCCATGCTTCCAGATATGAGCAATGCCGTAAGGTTTTCCTTGCCCTCAGAGAGTCTCAAAGATATGTTTCAACGCACTAGCTTTGCCGTTTCTAAGGAAGAAAGCCGCTATGTCCTCACAGGAGTCCTCTTGAGAATTTCTGCAGGCACGGCAACTCTAGTAGGAACCGATGGAAAGCGTCTAGCTAAAATAGACGCCGAAGTCTCTATAGAACCAGATTTCCGTGGGGAATATATTATCCCTATCAAGGCCGTCGAAGAAGTCATCAAACTTTGCTCAGGCGAAGCCTCCGAAGCCACCGTCTTCCTAGCAGAAGATAAGATTGCTGTCGAATGTGATAACACATTGCTTATTACTAAGCTGTTATCTGGAGATTTCCCAGACTTCTCTCCCGTTATTTCAACACAGAGCAAAGTGACTTTAGATCTTCATAGGGAAGAACTTATAAGCCTCTTAAAACAAGTAGCCCTATTTACAGGAGAGCTTTCTCACTCAGTGAAATTCACCTTTACTCCGGGAGAACTTACTTTGACAGCCAATTGTACAAAAGTCGGAGAAGGACGAGTCAGTATGGCTGTCAACTATGAAGGAGATAAATTGGAAATAGCTTTCAATCCCTTCTTCTTCTTAGACATATTAAAGCACAGTAAGGATGAGTCTGTAAGCTTAGGGATTTCTGACTCTTACAACCCAGGAGTTATTACGGACTCTACAAGGAGTTTGTTCATAATAATGCCTATGAGACTCCATGATGACTAATCAATGAGAATCTTAAATCTACGCCTTTGGAACTTTAGAAATCATTCTA
This is a stretch of genomic DNA from Chlamydiifrater phoenicopteri. It encodes these proteins:
- a CDS encoding tetrahydrofolate dehydrogenase/cyclohydrolase catalytic domain-containing protein, translated to MILYGQPVADKIFQKITQNVQKAPSKPGLAVILVGNNPASEVYVGTKVKRAQELGMNSKAYRLPSDVEPSRVLELVQTLNLDPETHGILLQLPLPKHLDADAIISTIAPEKDVDGLTPINMGKLLSEIPGGFVPCTPAGVVEILNHYSIPVEGKHVAILGRSNIVGKPLAALMMQKHALTNASVTVLHSKSENIKEILLSADIIVSAIGSPFFLKGDMVSSKSVVIDVGISKIPDEESPKGYRIVGDVDFNNVVTKCAAITPVPGGVGPTTVAMLMRNTWESYQKLEIFGSSS
- the mreD gene encoding rod shape-determining protein MreD; the protein is MYKRSTSTCFLLSLTVFLALPSIQTTQIQPTKLLCFAPYLAASIYKHKMPQVLLKAMFVGLLYDLFSSTTFGAYSLLHVLSALIIYRLKSVFLEEKLLSVPLITAIFSSVFYLLSYPIFTLFHFHLFSQKRLFLDIKNAFTIDFLYAIIIYVIPCLISEGRRRMLSLIRRFL
- the ltuB gene encoding late transcription unit protein LtuB, with the translated sequence MVKKKNRTKKSSIENFEQRKQSISTVSMNAIKKTSKSKKSLKRSEKRDSVISKAANSKELEEKARKFDELVSGMLKAKAAEQERLLIFHHDKGFVYSDLENLGKYSIRL
- a CDS encoding FAD:protein FMN transferase, yielding MGKLPKIRDFRLIILKGLVITILSIFSVNTLIDKGKLLAFKHLVRHSPYTLCGVAMTIPYKIVIGENLSIKQRKAVDTAVSKTFQHIDTVFNNWNPASEVSSINRAPAHTPITISKDLFSFLEFTLELSVLTNGRFDPTLGNLKNLWISHLKKNSIPSENELERYQKACGLANISLDHQNRTISKSFKETSLDLCGIVKGHAVDKLVEALKNLGIRSAYVEWGGEIKTVGKHPTGRLWKVFSIASNTPLELKEQAIASSGSYLQNWLVTNDKYTHIIDTKTLTPLKEGDQTIVAISVVHDSCAYADAIATAMMTFSSKDEAIQWAHEQGVEAYVISNDAS
- the dnaN gene encoding DNA polymerase III subunit beta, giving the protein MKFVVSRNELSNLIRRLQNVVPQNTPIPILSHVLIETQNDELVFTATDLTVSTRCLAKAKVQEKGALSIPSRRFFQLVRELTESNIEIASLSGEMAEIVSGSSRFKLHSMEKEDFPMLPDMSNAVRFSLPSESLKDMFQRTSFAVSKEESRYVLTGVLLRISAGTATLVGTDGKRLAKIDAEVSIEPDFRGEYIIPIKAVEEVIKLCSGEASEATVFLAEDKIAVECDNTLLITKLLSGDFPDFSPVISTQSKVTLDLHREELISLLKQVALFTGELSHSVKFTFTPGELTLTANCTKVGEGRVSMAVNYEGDKLEIAFNPFFFLDILKHSKDESVSLGISDSYNPGVITDSTRSLFIIMPMRLHDD
- a CDS encoding phospholipase D-like domain-containing protein, with translation MKNKKRKPLTKLFLSAILLIGGSGFLLENSDDLKTLEKSSDPVIYSSQCKDNVRGVLCNSMRKAKNSIFVRIYNLSDEWIINTLHQKSSEKVPVKLHYYHLKNEQNFSRFYPNIETIPAPSTSQRNSLMHIKATVVDDSTVWVGSANYTSDSLDLDSNLTIGIRSQDLSNLVTTNTSGTCFVNNKQIDYFAFPEDSERGLNRILKLINNAKYSIKVGMFALTEPHLLNALYEAHSRGVDTQIIIDKSYAPLTKQTLIEECRCEEDFPIWIKTSKYKLHHKFAWIDDSILISGSANWSRNGFHNNVENILILHDLTPQQNKKMLNIWNQLLAKKTPLEEYLKTAKPISRGSYKKGAKKTKLNNPLLTPSLTFLETYYSEMAA
- the smpB gene encoding SsrA-binding protein SmpB, which encodes MSSKEIVSNRKAFHSYEITETFEAGIVLRGTEIKSLRDHGGSLADAYVTVSRGEAWLIGAGIAPYRFGNINNHEERRPRKLLLHKYEIAKIESFLSRKGLTVVPLAILLKNGFAKVKIGCGRGKKTHDKRQAIIDRERKREAEAAMKRRLR
- a CDS encoding UbiD family decarboxylase; this translates as MSADLRKFLSLLRKSNQLIDVRVPVDPNLELAEIHRRVIGEGGGALLFHKVLGSPFPVVTNLFGTKQRVDLAFSSCPKNIFKDIARLISSPPSISSLWRNRSLISRCLRSGKRKVSPFFCPLKRMVSPDLNKIPMIKSWPEDGGHFVTLPLVYTRSPLSGKENLGMYRLQRFDSSTLGLHFQIQKGGGAHLHEAEQLDKDLPVGIFISGNPFLILSAITPLPESISELLFCSFLQNKKMLWSDCEESILPIFHDAEFAFFGESVKHLRRLEGPFGDHYGYYSLAHNFPIFKCHSIYHRKNAIYPATVVGKPKQEDFFLGEQIQEYLAPLISLTMPSISSLHTYAEAGFHCVASAVVKERYYKEALVSAFRILGEGQLSLTKFLLLTDFHVELKNFQSLLTVILERCVPHKDLIVFSDTSIDTLDYTGTKLNKGSKAILMGLGAPKRTLPTEYQGPAIPGIVDLAPYSPGCLVLQGTPDCSIPRILDLPSIKNWPLVVLTDNVQKTVESSLSFLWHVFTRFAPATDLHVRIDGICSHRPMYTFPFVIDARMKPHYPKEVEVDPDTYQLVSSRWRTYFS